The following proteins come from a genomic window of Edaphobacter sp. 4G125:
- a CDS encoding NHL repeat-containing protein yields the protein MMQRSLVLGCLVPVVLAGAMQAQGTKLWSVDRYDAMERGTADGVAIRSDGRLEAGPAKSQVYDSGKSYAWSLASDRSGNAYLGLGGSTAGSGVVMRVAADGKAEKILETKELAVQALAVAPDGSVLAATSPDGKVYRVPAGAASGTVIFDPATTEEKPKYLWGLATGKNGDVYVAAGAPAAVYRVPANGGKAEVLLKTTDQHIRCLLMAPDGTLWAGSDGAGVIYRIDTKVAGAKPFAAYAASRREITSLAMDESGNVYAAGVGAKGSVPLPPLPVTGNVGITVTFAQPGSSSAAGSNTLIPEGSEIYRIAKDGTPLRLLSMKDDVVYALIFRNGALLAATGNRGRIYRVDIATPGQFTDVSHLDAAQGMAFAVTRDSLLVATSNSGKLFRLSDAAAKESTYTSEVLDTQVFSKWGRVETRAEGDPQSYELWVRSGNVPSPLMGWSEWTRIGSDGAVTAPPGRYAQWKAVFHSGAAAGIDAVGLNYLPRNVAPMVDEIVVQPGARIAQGSGAPQNTTVQVAFPQPAGATPVMSFQPDANVAPLTAQKDKNSVTARWLAHDDNGDELIFAVWYRGVGEKNWRLLKDKISERFYSFDSSLLPDGGYELKVVASDAPVHTDSEALQGERVSPVFVVDTTPPVPGALTATLVPGSAGSKQKIHATLEASDATSPIAHAEYSIDAGPWQYLEPVGQVSDSRTERYDFTAEIPQTTTPVADAKEHVIAVRVYDRYENMAAVKAVVR from the coding sequence ATGATGCAACGGTCTTTGGTTCTCGGATGTCTTGTGCCGGTGGTGCTGGCGGGGGCGATGCAGGCGCAGGGTACGAAGCTCTGGTCTGTCGATCGATATGACGCGATGGAACGCGGCACGGCGGATGGTGTAGCGATCCGAAGCGATGGACGCCTCGAGGCCGGCCCAGCGAAGTCGCAGGTCTATGACTCGGGCAAGAGCTATGCGTGGTCGCTTGCCAGCGATCGGAGTGGGAATGCCTATCTTGGCCTGGGAGGAAGTACGGCAGGATCCGGCGTCGTGATGCGCGTTGCTGCGGATGGAAAGGCAGAGAAGATTCTGGAGACGAAGGAGCTGGCGGTGCAGGCGCTCGCTGTTGCTCCAGATGGCTCAGTACTGGCGGCGACTTCGCCTGATGGAAAGGTCTATCGCGTTCCAGCGGGAGCGGCTTCGGGAACGGTCATCTTCGATCCAGCGACTACTGAGGAGAAGCCGAAGTATCTGTGGGGATTGGCGACGGGGAAGAACGGCGATGTGTACGTCGCGGCAGGCGCACCTGCGGCGGTATATCGTGTGCCTGCAAACGGGGGCAAGGCCGAAGTCTTATTGAAAACGACGGATCAACACATCCGATGCCTCCTGATGGCTCCCGATGGAACGCTGTGGGCGGGGTCCGATGGTGCCGGTGTGATCTATCGCATCGACACGAAGGTAGCCGGAGCTAAACCCTTTGCAGCATATGCGGCTTCTCGCAGAGAGATCACCTCGCTGGCGATGGATGAGAGCGGAAACGTATATGCCGCAGGAGTCGGAGCGAAGGGCTCGGTACCGCTTCCTCCTTTGCCCGTAACGGGAAATGTGGGCATCACAGTCACCTTTGCGCAGCCTGGATCCTCCAGTGCTGCTGGGTCGAACACACTAATTCCAGAAGGCAGCGAGATCTACCGAATCGCTAAGGATGGAACGCCCCTGCGTCTGCTCAGCATGAAAGACGATGTGGTCTACGCGCTTATTTTCAGAAATGGAGCTCTGCTGGCGGCAACGGGAAATCGCGGACGAATTTATCGCGTGGATATAGCAACTCCGGGACAGTTTACGGATGTGTCGCATCTCGATGCAGCACAGGGAATGGCGTTTGCTGTAACGAGAGACAGTCTGCTGGTCGCGACGAGCAACAGCGGCAAACTGTTCCGGCTGTCGGATGCTGCGGCCAAGGAGTCGACCTATACGAGCGAGGTCTTGGATACACAGGTTTTCTCCAAGTGGGGACGCGTCGAAACGCGAGCCGAAGGCGATCCGCAAAGTTATGAGTTGTGGGTGCGAAGCGGAAATGTTCCGAGTCCACTGATGGGCTGGAGCGAATGGACGCGAATCGGGAGCGATGGAGCTGTGACTGCACCTCCTGGACGGTATGCACAGTGGAAGGCTGTGTTCCATTCTGGAGCTGCGGCTGGCATCGATGCCGTAGGGCTAAACTATCTTCCGCGTAATGTCGCCCCAATGGTGGACGAGATTGTTGTGCAGCCGGGAGCACGCATTGCACAAGGGAGCGGCGCCCCGCAGAATACGACGGTGCAGGTGGCTTTTCCACAACCCGCTGGTGCGACGCCGGTGATGAGCTTTCAACCAGATGCAAACGTGGCTCCTTTGACGGCACAAAAAGATAAAAACTCGGTGACAGCGCGATGGCTGGCTCATGATGACAATGGCGATGAGTTGATCTTCGCGGTCTGGTATCGCGGCGTCGGAGAGAAGAACTGGAGACTGCTGAAGGACAAGATCAGCGAACGCTTCTACAGCTTCGACTCTTCCCTGCTGCCGGATGGAGGTTATGAACTAAAGGTAGTCGCCAGTGACGCTCCGGTTCATACCGACTCTGAGGCTCTGCAAGGCGAACGCGTCAGCCCGGTCTTCGTGGTGGATACAACGCCTCCGGTTCCGGGTGCGCTGACTGCAACCCTTGTTCCGGGGAGTGCTGGCTCAAAGCAGAAGATTCACGCGACCTTGGAGGCGTCTGATGCGACTTCTCCGATTGCTCATGCGGAGTATTCCATCGACGCCGGACCGTGGCAATACCTGGAGCCGGTGGGGCAGGTCTCGGATTCTCGGACGGAGCGGTATGACTTTACAGCAGAGATTCCGCAGACGACAACTCCTGTTGCCGATGCGAAGGAGCATGTGATCGCCGTGCGGGTTTACGACCGCTACGAGAACATGGCAGCAGTAAAGGCGGTCGTGCGGTGA
- a CDS encoding NAD(P)-dependent alcohol dehydrogenase has product MSEIQGLAVHAAGAQLLPYKFDPGELKANEVEIRISHCGVCHSDLHLINNDWGTSQYPFIPGHEIVGTVIAVGTEVRNLSVGQRAGVGWQADSCGICEWCRSGNEHMCPLAQPTCVGRNGGFADKIRVNWRFAIPLPKNLDGENVAPLLCAGITVYAPLRNYGVRPSSRIGIIGIGGLGHLGIQFARTFGAEVTAFSSSKDKEVEARELGAHHFVNTRDTGALKKVAGGFDLLLSTVNAEQDWSAYLQALRPNGVLCMLGAPPSAMQLQVPILIGGQRTVSGSSTGSPKDLYEMLDVAARHGVRAITESFDMAKANEAVARVKKNQVRYRAVLTN; this is encoded by the coding sequence ATGAGTGAGATTCAAGGCCTCGCTGTGCATGCGGCTGGCGCGCAATTGTTGCCATACAAGTTCGATCCGGGCGAGCTGAAAGCCAATGAGGTGGAGATCAGGATCTCGCACTGTGGGGTATGTCACAGCGATCTTCACCTGATTAACAACGACTGGGGAACCAGTCAGTATCCGTTTATTCCAGGACACGAGATCGTCGGTACGGTGATTGCCGTTGGCACGGAAGTGCGCAACCTCTCAGTGGGGCAGCGGGCCGGGGTAGGCTGGCAGGCGGACAGCTGCGGGATCTGCGAGTGGTGCAGAAGCGGCAACGAGCATATGTGTCCCCTAGCGCAGCCGACTTGCGTAGGACGGAATGGAGGCTTTGCCGACAAGATTCGCGTGAACTGGAGGTTTGCCATTCCTCTGCCGAAAAATCTGGACGGAGAGAATGTAGCTCCCCTGCTGTGCGCCGGGATTACGGTTTATGCCCCTTTGCGCAACTATGGGGTTCGGCCTTCGTCTCGGATAGGCATCATCGGAATCGGCGGCCTGGGCCATCTGGGCATCCAGTTTGCACGAACGTTTGGAGCCGAGGTGACAGCGTTCTCCTCCTCGAAAGATAAAGAGGTTGAGGCCCGAGAGCTCGGGGCCCATCACTTTGTGAATACACGGGACACAGGGGCCCTCAAGAAGGTCGCCGGGGGCTTTGACCTGCTACTTTCGACCGTGAATGCAGAGCAAGATTGGTCCGCGTATCTTCAAGCACTACGTCCGAATGGGGTGCTGTGTATGCTAGGCGCTCCGCCGTCGGCGATGCAGCTGCAAGTGCCGATTCTGATTGGAGGGCAGCGGACGGTTTCGGGTTCATCGACGGGAAGCCCAAAGGACCTCTACGAGATGCTGGATGTCGCTGCCCGTCATGGCGTAAGGGCGATTACAGAGTCCTTTGATATGGCAAAAGCCAATGAAGCTGTGGCTCGAGTCAAGAAGAACCAGGTGCGGTATCGTGCAGTTCTGACGAACTGA
- a CDS encoding SpoIVB peptidase S55 domain-containing protein, which translates to MKKRKTRWLPIGLGVVGWAIGAGLPVSAQSTSSTAAIAATETAPLPPTAAAAMGGSGETKIFPLADLKKGMWGVAYTVFEGVNPEPMRVEILGVLKDSLGPGRDMILARLHGTKPEFTGVVAGMSGSPVYIDGRLVGALSYRIGQFSKEPIAGITPIEQMLEVRDGAVLPASARGARQNDTSASMADKPAINASNDLQMQAMETPLVFSGFSQETVQLFGDRFREMGMTPVAGLGSADTTAAQPEPLVPGSAVSAVLVRGDLSVAGTCTVTYVDSTRLLACGHPITQYGPVDMPMTKATVVATLPSPLNAFKIVNTTETVGAFTEDRASAIMGRFGEKARMIPVSVEIEQPATSGTAVSTTKQKNFHFEVLDNRQLTPSAMLVSVYQSLQGTNSAAAEMSYRLTGEIGVAGHVPVHLDGMITQSDLNPAAINAALFVNDRFSKVYGNPLDQPTITGVKLKMEGVSERRTAVLESARLGVLEARAGDTIDTEVTLRPYQAEPRLVRLKVKLPADLNRGTLRVLVSDGATVDRLLASSSSANRSVGLADAIDQMNRLHANNRIYVTLLSQEAQAALEGATLPGIPLSMANVLGPLKDSQRINLNGESVVEAASVTTGDAVSGAQILHLTIR; encoded by the coding sequence ATGAAGAAGAGAAAGACGCGTTGGCTGCCGATTGGTCTTGGAGTGGTGGGTTGGGCGATCGGTGCCGGTTTACCTGTTTCTGCCCAGAGCACAAGTTCAACTGCTGCAATTGCGGCGACGGAGACTGCTCCACTGCCGCCAACAGCAGCTGCTGCAATGGGAGGATCGGGCGAGACGAAGATCTTTCCTTTAGCGGACCTCAAGAAGGGGATGTGGGGAGTCGCCTATACCGTCTTTGAGGGGGTCAACCCGGAGCCGATGCGGGTTGAGATACTGGGGGTCTTGAAGGACTCACTCGGGCCAGGACGCGACATGATTCTGGCGCGCTTGCACGGAACGAAGCCGGAGTTTACCGGGGTGGTGGCCGGAATGAGCGGAAGTCCGGTATACATCGACGGCAGACTGGTTGGCGCGTTGAGCTACCGGATCGGGCAATTCAGTAAAGAGCCGATCGCCGGAATCACACCCATTGAGCAGATGCTGGAAGTCAGGGATGGCGCAGTGCTTCCTGCATCGGCCCGAGGTGCAAGGCAGAACGACACATCGGCGAGCATGGCAGACAAGCCTGCCATCAATGCGAGCAACGACTTGCAGATGCAGGCGATGGAAACGCCGCTGGTCTTCAGTGGGTTCAGCCAGGAGACGGTCCAACTGTTTGGAGACCGGTTCCGCGAGATGGGGATGACCCCGGTGGCGGGGCTGGGGAGCGCGGACACAACGGCGGCGCAGCCTGAGCCTCTGGTGCCGGGTTCGGCAGTAAGTGCCGTGCTGGTGCGGGGTGATCTATCGGTTGCAGGCACGTGCACGGTGACGTACGTCGATTCGACGAGGCTGTTGGCCTGCGGACATCCGATTACGCAGTACGGCCCGGTAGACATGCCGATGACAAAGGCGACTGTGGTGGCAACACTTCCCTCTCCGCTGAATGCCTTCAAGATCGTGAATACGACAGAGACTGTAGGAGCGTTTACGGAGGACCGCGCATCGGCGATTATGGGCCGGTTTGGTGAGAAGGCGCGGATGATTCCAGTGTCGGTTGAGATTGAGCAACCTGCTACATCTGGAACAGCGGTCTCGACGACGAAGCAAAAAAACTTTCACTTCGAGGTGCTGGATAATCGCCAGCTGACTCCTTCAGCGATGCTGGTTTCGGTGTACCAGAGTCTTCAGGGAACAAACTCCGCTGCAGCGGAAATGAGCTACCGGCTGACCGGCGAGATCGGCGTTGCAGGACATGTTCCCGTTCATCTGGACGGAATGATTACGCAGAGCGATCTGAATCCCGCTGCCATCAATGCCGCACTGTTCGTGAACGACCGCTTCAGCAAGGTTTATGGAAACCCACTCGATCAACCAACGATTACAGGCGTGAAGCTGAAGATGGAAGGGGTTTCGGAACGCAGGACGGCCGTACTGGAATCTGCGAGGCTGGGAGTTCTGGAAGCTCGTGCGGGCGATACCATCGACACCGAAGTGACCTTGCGACCGTACCAGGCTGAGCCGAGGCTGGTACGCCTGAAGGTTAAGTTGCCTGCCGACCTGAATCGCGGGACGCTTCGGGTGCTGGTGAGTGATGGCGCGACCGTGGATCGTCTGCTTGCTTCCAGCAGCTCTGCAAATCGTTCGGTTGGACTCGCGGATGCGATCGACCAGATGAATCGGCTTCACGCGAACAATCGAATCTATGTAACGTTACTCAGCCAAGAAGCGCAGGCAGCTTTAGAAGGAGCCACGCTGCCGGGAATTCCTCTGTCGATGGCGAATGTGCTGGGTCCGCTCAAGGATTCGCAGCGGATTAATCTGAATGGAGAGAGCGTCGTTGAGGCTGCTTCTGTAACTACAGGAGACGCAGTGAGCGGGGCCCAGATCCTGCATCTTACGATTCGGTAG
- a CDS encoding VWA domain-containing protein, whose product MMNSLARTLRKAPILLVFLGLLFTSGVTFAQASQQQTPPSQQPADDSAGPQTDSGPIVIKKKKEGEEPPPAPVAPPEPKIKNPNNETYSLRVDVPIVNLDVNVILDKTHQFVPGLKSGNFLVLEDGVPQTITSVRMAQTPITAVMLLEFAANSYYFIRDMQNASVSFFNTLRPDDYIAVITYDLRTHILTDFTNNRQVVGDALSSLIIPGFSDTNVFDALYETLDRVSRIEGRKYIILIGTGRDTFSKITLDKMLAKIKATPNVTIFTIGTGALVRELADARGYMGPITRMDYLQAENQMKTFAQMTGGLSFNPMFQGALPDIFSQINDSIRNEYVLTYRPTNTKNDGSYRHIQVKLVDNEGHPLQMQDEKHKSLKYSVIARDGYQAKREVE is encoded by the coding sequence ATGATGAACTCTTTGGCTCGAACTCTTCGTAAAGCTCCTATTCTGCTTGTCTTCCTGGGTTTACTGTTCACATCAGGGGTAACGTTTGCACAAGCCAGCCAGCAGCAGACTCCGCCATCGCAACAGCCCGCCGATGACTCTGCTGGCCCACAGACCGACTCTGGACCTATCGTTATCAAAAAGAAGAAGGAAGGCGAAGAACCTCCCCCTGCTCCAGTCGCCCCTCCTGAGCCCAAGATCAAGAATCCCAATAACGAGACCTACTCGTTACGGGTCGATGTTCCCATCGTCAATCTCGATGTCAATGTCATCCTGGACAAAACCCATCAGTTCGTCCCCGGACTTAAGAGCGGAAACTTCCTGGTTCTGGAAGACGGCGTTCCTCAAACGATTACCAGCGTTCGCATGGCCCAGACTCCAATCACTGCTGTGATGCTGCTTGAGTTTGCCGCGAACAGCTACTATTTCATCCGCGACATGCAGAACGCCTCCGTCAGCTTCTTCAATACGCTGCGTCCGGATGACTACATCGCCGTCATCACTTACGACCTCCGTACCCACATCCTCACTGACTTCACCAATAACAGACAGGTCGTTGGTGATGCGCTCTCCTCGTTGATCATTCCAGGCTTCTCCGATACCAACGTCTTCGACGCGCTGTACGAAACCCTTGACCGTGTCAGCCGTATTGAAGGTCGCAAATACATCATCCTGATTGGGACCGGCCGCGACACCTTCTCCAAGATCACCCTCGACAAGATGCTTGCCAAGATCAAGGCGACTCCCAACGTCACGATCTTCACCATCGGAACCGGTGCCCTGGTCCGCGAACTTGCCGATGCGCGGGGCTACATGGGCCCCATCACCCGCATGGATTATCTCCAGGCGGAAAACCAGATGAAGACCTTCGCCCAGATGACCGGAGGCCTCAGCTTCAACCCAATGTTCCAGGGGGCTCTGCCTGACATCTTCTCTCAGATCAACGACTCCATCCGTAACGAGTACGTCCTGACCTATCGGCCGACCAACACGAAAAACGACGGTTCCTACCGGCACATCCAGGTCAAGCTGGTCGACAACGAAGGCCACCCATTACAGATGCAGGACGAAAAGCATAAATCGCTCAAGTACTCTGTCATCGCCCGCGACGGCTACCAGGCTAAGCGCGAAGTGGAGTAG
- a CDS encoding DinB family protein — translation MSNEIGILFLRHSSTKLEQMSGYLTNCMNRLSDEQIWERHGAHENAVGNLVLHLCGNMRQWIMHGVGGVADVRTRDQEFSADGGTTGAELLRLWNETVQEARGIIDSLPPEKLVERTTPQGRDVTKLDAIYQVVGHVQQHVGQIILLTKQMCRTDLDLTMPRPR, via the coding sequence ATGAGCAACGAGATCGGTATTTTGTTTCTTCGCCACTCGAGCACAAAACTCGAGCAGATGAGTGGTTATCTTACAAACTGTATGAACCGACTTTCAGACGAGCAAATCTGGGAGCGGCACGGGGCGCATGAGAACGCAGTCGGCAATCTGGTTCTGCATCTCTGCGGCAATATGCGGCAGTGGATCATGCATGGCGTCGGCGGAGTGGCGGACGTTCGCACCCGCGACCAAGAGTTCAGCGCCGATGGCGGTACGACCGGTGCCGAGCTACTTCGTTTATGGAACGAGACCGTGCAGGAGGCTCGTGGAATTATCGATTCACTTCCTCCAGAGAAGCTGGTCGAGAGGACAACTCCGCAGGGGCGGGACGTAACGAAGCTCGATGCAATCTACCAGGTAGTGGGGCACGTGCAGCAGCATGTAGGGCAGATCATTCTGCTGACCAAACAAATGTGCCGGACCGATCTGGATCTGACGATGCCGAGGCCCCGGTAG